The Cellulophaga lytica DSM 7489 nucleotide sequence ATTACAGAGCTGGTATCTGGAAGCCAAGAACCCGTCCTGGGAATTTTGAAGGCGTAGGTATTTTAGGTCTTAAGTGGCTGCAAAAAGTAAAAGCAGAAACAGGTTTAAAAACAGCTACAGAAGTTGCAAACAGAGCACACGTAGAACTTGCGTTAGAACATGATATAGATTTATTATGGATTGGTGCGCGTACATCTGTAAGTCCGTTTATTATGCAAGAAATTGCAGATGCATTGGCGGGTACAGATAAAATTGTATTGGTAAAAAACCCAATTAACCCAGATTTATCTTTGTGGTTAGGTGGTATAGAGCGTTTACATACCGCTGGTATTAAAAACTTAGGTGCAATACACAGAGGTTTTTCTACCTATGAAAAAACAAAGTACAGAAATATACCAGAGTGGCAATTGGCAATTGAGTTTCAAAACAGATTTCCAGATTTACCATTAATTAATGATCCGTCTCATATTACAGGTAAAAGAGATATGATTTTTGATGTATCGCAAACTGCACTAGATCTTAATTTTGATGGGTTAATGATTGAAACTCATTTTGATCCGGATAATGCGTGGAGTGATGCTGCACAACAAGTAACACCAGACAAATTAGTGCAAATTATGCGCGATTTAAAAATTAGAAAAGAATCTGATCCAGAAGCAGAGTACAACAAAGACCTAAGTAATTTACGTGCACAAATAGATGTTATTGACGCACAGTTAATTGAAACATTAGGAAAAAGAATGAAAATTTCTGATCAAATTGGAGCTCTTAAAAAAGAGAAAAACGTAGCCGTTTTACAATCTACAAGATGGAATGAGATTTTAGGTGCAATGATTTTAGAAGGAGAATCTAAAGGCTTAAGTGAAGAGTTTGTTTTAAAAATGTTTAAAGCAATACACCAAGAGTCAATTAACCATCAGGAAAAAATTATTAAAGGATAATTTAGAGTATAAAAAAAATCCCGATGTAAAATTGCATCGGGATTTTTATAAAAAAGGTTTAAGAAATTATTTTTTCTTAAAAATGTATCTGGTAATAAAAATACCTTTACCATCACCTTTACCAGCTTCACTTTCAACAGCACTAGTTACAAAGGCAAGTTCCCAGCCTTCTTTAACCATTGCATTAATTTTAGAAGTAATAATGGCATCATTGGCAGCTATGTTTTGAAATCTAATTCCGCCAATATTGTAAAAGTTAAGTAATTTAGTTTCATCAAAGCCTTTAACTCTAATGTCTCCTCTTTTAGATTTATTTCTTGTGTTATCTTCTTCAGTTTGTGTAGAAGTGTACTCTTTGTAATCTTTCTCCTCGTTAGCAGAAATTATTCTAGATCTACCTAATCCGTTAGGAACAATAGACTCAACACTAGTAATAACTTTAAATTGTTGAGCAGATAAATCTACTGTAGATAAGCAAAGGATAAATGCAAAAAATAATAATTTTTTCATAATTGTTAATTTGTTTGTTGTTTATATAATTTTTTAAACGAGAAAAAAAAAGCTGTAGTATAGCGCATATATTGTTTCTTTGTAAAAAGAAAGTAAAATAAAGAATACAAAATGATAGGAACTGTTTATAAATCTACTGGAAGTTGGTACACTGTAAAAACAGATGATGGTGTATTTTATGACTGTAGAATAAAGGGTAAGTTCCGTTTAAAAGGCATAAAAAGCACTAATCCAATTGCAGTAGGCGATAGGGTGTCTTTTGATCTTGAAAAAAGTGGAGATGAGACCAACGCTACCATTACAGAAATTAAAGACCGTAAAAATTACATTGTACGTAAATCTGTAAACTTATCTAAGCAAACACATATAATTGCAGCAAATTTAGACCAGGTTTTTTTAATGATAACGTTAAATAATCCGCAAACATTTACCAGTTTTATAGATCGTTTTTTAGTGACAGCGGAAGCCTATGGTATACCTGCCGTTTTATTATTTAACAAAGTAGATTCTTACGATGAGGATGAGTTGGTAGATGTAAAATATTTGGCTGCTTTATACCGTAGTATTGGGTATACCTGCGTTGGTATTTCTGCAAAAACAGGTAAAAACGTAGATAAGGTAAAAGAAATGATGACAGGTAAAATAAGTATGTTTTCTGGTCATTCTGGTGTAGGTAAATCTACCTTAGTAAATACCATAGATAAAGAGTTAAATATAAAAACTAAAGAAATATCTGAACAGCACATGCAAGGGCAACATACCACAACTTTTGCAGAAATGTACGATTTAGATTTTGGAGCCCAAATTATAGACACACCAGGTATACGTGGCTTTGGAATTGTAGATATGGAAAAAGAAGAGATAGGTGACTATTTTCCTGAATTTTTTGCACTAAAAAGTGAGTGTAAATTTAATAATTGTTTGCATATTGATGAGCCTAAATGCGCTGTTAAAGATGCTTTAGAGAATGATGAGGTGGCTTGGAGTAGGTATAAAAGCTACGTGCAAATGATAACAGGAGAGGAAGAAAACTACAGACAAGATATTTACGGAGACAAAAAATGAGAGCAGTAATACAAAGGGTAACAAAAGCTAGTGTTACCGTTGATGATAAACTTATTTCTAAAATAAATTTAGGCCTTTTAATTTTGTTGGGTGTTGAAACTAATGATACAAAGGAAGACATAGATTGGTTGACTCGTAAAATTGCAAATCTTAGAATTTTTAATGATGATAAAGGAGTAATGAATAACTCCCTTTTAGATTGTAAAGGAGATGCAATTGTTGTAAGTCAATTTACGCTGTATGCTGCTACTAAAAAAGGAAATAGACCTTCTTACATAAAAGCAGCAAAACCAGATGTTGCAATACCATTGTATACTACTTTTGTTTCTCAATTAGAAAACACTTTAGGTAAACCTGTTGGTACT carries:
- a CDS encoding bifunctional 3-deoxy-7-phosphoheptulonate synthase/chorismate mutase type II; this encodes MENSKEMRTWLDDMKLDHPLVIAGPCSAETEEQVLKIAHQLKDTDVNYYRAGIWKPRTRPGNFEGVGILGLKWLQKVKAETGLKTATEVANRAHVELALEHDIDLLWIGARTSVSPFIMQEIADALAGTDKIVLVKNPINPDLSLWLGGIERLHTAGIKNLGAIHRGFSTYEKTKYRNIPEWQLAIEFQNRFPDLPLINDPSHITGKRDMIFDVSQTALDLNFDGLMIETHFDPDNAWSDAAQQVTPDKLVQIMRDLKIRKESDPEAEYNKDLSNLRAQIDVIDAQLIETLGKRMKISDQIGALKKEKNVAVLQSTRWNEILGAMILEGESKGLSEEFVLKMFKAIHQESINHQEKIIKG
- the rsgA gene encoding ribosome small subunit-dependent GTPase A, with translation MIGTVYKSTGSWYTVKTDDGVFYDCRIKGKFRLKGIKSTNPIAVGDRVSFDLEKSGDETNATITEIKDRKNYIVRKSVNLSKQTHIIAANLDQVFLMITLNNPQTFTSFIDRFLVTAEAYGIPAVLLFNKVDSYDEDELVDVKYLAALYRSIGYTCVGISAKTGKNVDKVKEMMTGKISMFSGHSGVGKSTLVNTIDKELNIKTKEISEQHMQGQHTTTFAEMYDLDFGAQIIDTPGIRGFGIVDMEKEEIGDYFPEFFALKSECKFNNCLHIDEPKCAVKDALENDEVAWSRYKSYVQMITGEEENYRQDIYGDKK
- the dtd gene encoding D-aminoacyl-tRNA deacylase; translated protein: MRAVIQRVTKASVTVDDKLISKINLGLLILLGVETNDTKEDIDWLTRKIANLRIFNDDKGVMNNSLLDCKGDAIVVSQFTLYAATKKGNRPSYIKAAKPDVAIPLYTTFVSQLENTLGKPVGTGVFGADMKVDLRNDGPVTIIIDTKNKE